ATATATACAGTATGGTAAAACAGTCACTTCATCATAATGTTACACCGATTATCGGAATTCCTATTCCGCTCCATATGGAAGGGATCGACCGTCAAAGCGTTGGGGAACCCGTCGCTGGTTATCAAGTGTTTCAGAATAAGCAATCTCAATTTATTCGTGATGTAAAACATATGGCGAGAGAAAACGGATGGAATGATATCGATTTTTATCGTCTGTACATGAATGAAAGAGAGGATGTGAATTCTTCTTATTTTGCAAAGACGGACGGCATTCATCCGAATGAAGATGGGCACCGAGATATGGCGGAGTTTGTATGGGAAGAGTTTAGGAAATGGTATCCATCTTATTTGTTTTGATGAACCTAAGGGGCTCACTATATGATAAGAATCCTTTCTAAGTCCCTGCCATACATAAATCATTAAAAAGAAACAAAATCAAAAATAAAGCGACTACAAGCCTTTCTTCGAAGAATAGTAGTTGTGAAAAAATATACAATTATCCCGCCAAACTTCCTCGTTGATTCCTATATACATGATGGAACGATTCGTTACATATGTTTCATTAAGGAATGGAGGAATAGAAATGGCAGTGTATCGCCTTATGTGGCGGAGGAATTGAGCGAGTGGATGGCGGATTTATCGGAGGAGCTTGTGTTAAAGGCACTCCAGATTGCTTTTGAAAATAATAAACGAACGATTGCTGATGTGAAGGGGATTTTGTGAGAGTGGCATGGAAAGGGCTATACAAAGCTGAGTGAAGTAGAAGAAGCGGAAGCTGAAGAGAAAGTATGAAGGAAAAGGTTACTTGTGATCATCGATTACTTACAGCTGATTACAGGAGATTTAAATTATAGAGGAAATCGGTTTCAAGAAATGAGTGAAATCTCTCGTAAACTAAAAGGGATGGCACGTGATTTAAATGTGTGTATAATCGCACTGTCACAATTGTCCCGTGAAGTAGAATCCCGGCAAGAAAACGACCGTTTTTATGTGACTTAAGGGAGACAGGGAAAATTGAACAAGATGTGGACTTGATTATGCTGATGTACCGAGAAGATCCTTACAATAAGGAAACGGAGCATAAAGATATGACAGAAATTCAAAGCGCAAAGCATCGAA
The window above is part of the Bacillus cytotoxicus NVH 391-98 genome. Proteins encoded here:
- a CDS encoding SGNH/GDSL hydrolase family protein, giving the protein MKIVCIGDSLTEGLGVEKEKSWPMVLAELGTFEVINRGISGDTTAGMLGRFYHEVINAQATHCIIMGGHNDLWWDMPINMMLGNIYSMVKQSLHHNVTPIIGIPIPLHMEGIDRQSVGEPVAGYQVFQNKQSQFIRDVKHMARENGWNDIDFYRLYMNEREDVNSSYFAKTDGIHPNEDGHRDMAEFVWEEFRKWYPSYLF